The DNA window GCCGCTGTCGGCGACCACGGGCGATGGGACCGAGCAATGGTATGAGTGGATCGACATCCACGCAAACCCCTCGAATGTCGCTAAGACTCATTGACAAGACATATCCCCCGGAGTAAACCCAGGACTAGCGTCAATGTGATCGGCGCCACACAGGGAGCCGCAGCCCGGCTCCGGTCGTGAGGGCCCCAGCCCGGCCCCCGGAAAGCTGTGACCCATGCCAAGTGAGGCAGCAGTCAAAGCGGAAAAAGCCTTGATCCATGTGCTGTGGATCAATGCCGGATTGAGTTGCGACGGAGATTCGGTGGCGTTGACTGCCGCCACACAACCCAGCATCGAGGAGATCGCACTCGGCGCCCTCCCCGGTCTGCCGAAGGTCGCCGTCCATTGGCCCCTGATCGATTTCGAGTGCGGACCGAACGGGGGTGCCGACGATTTCCTGGAATGGTTCTTCAAGGCCGACAGAGGTGAGCTGGACCCGTTCGTCCTGGTCGTCGAGGGGTCGATCCCGAACGAGAAGATCAAGAACGAAGGGTATTGGTGCGGGTTCGGCAACGACCCGGCCACTGGCCAGCCGATGACAACCAGCGAATGGCTGGATCGGCTGACCCCCAAGGCGACTGCGGTGGTCGCGGTGGGCACGTGCGCCACCTACGGCGGGATTCATGCGATGGCTGGCAATCCGACCGGAGCCATGGGCGTCCCCGACTATCTCGGCTGGGACTGGAAGAGCAAGGCCGGTATCCCCATCGTCTGCGTGCCCGGCTGCCCCGCGCATCCGGACAACATGGCGGAGACGCTGACCTATCTGCTCTACATGGCCACCGACCAGGCTCCGATGATTCCGCTCGACGATGCACTGCGGCCCAAGTGGCTGTTCGGTGCAACCGTGCACGAGGGGTGCGACCGGGCCGGCTACTACGAACAGGGTGATTTCGCGACCGAATATGGCTCCCCGAAATGCATTGTCAAGCTTGGCTGTTGGGGACCGGTCGTCAAATG is part of the Mycolicibacterium tusciae JS617 genome and encodes:
- a CDS encoding hydrogenase expression protein HypE; this encodes MPSEAAVKAEKALIHVLWINAGLSCDGDSVALTAATQPSIEEIALGALPGLPKVAVHWPLIDFECGPNGGADDFLEWFFKADRGELDPFVLVVEGSIPNEKIKNEGYWCGFGNDPATGQPMTTSEWLDRLTPKATAVVAVGTCATYGGIHAMAGNPTGAMGVPDYLGWDWKSKAGIPIVCVPGCPAHPDNMAETLTYLLYMATDQAPMIPLDDALRPKWLFGATVHEGCDRAGYYEQGDFATEYGSPKCIVKLGCWGPVVKCNVPKRGWINGIGGCPNVGGICIGCTMPGFPDKFMPFMDEPPGGKVSTAASGLYGSVIRNLRKVTGRTVDKEPKWRHPGTQLTTGATRTW